The sequence tactagggttccttggtgTCAATTCAGTCTAATTCAGCCCCgatatcaagggcagttactctcacctcgcctctgaaATTCAACTCACATGCATGTTTGgtccaagcctgtaatgaggtttGAAGCCAAGTGGCCATGGTGGATCCCAAATTGACCATCGGTGAACAGGCAATTGAAGAGTAAAGGACATTTGATAGcaatgtcgacgacaccttccatcactttgctgatggctgggttggatttatcctgctttttgtggacaggacatagaatgatacaacacacaaGGAGACCATGCGGCTCATTGTGCCTGTGTCGACTCTTTGGTAGAGTTCtccattaatcccactctcctgttctttcCCTGTACCCATGTAAAATTTTTCCCTTCacttatttatccaattctcttttgaatgtttgttttgaatctgcttccacctccctgtcaagcagtgcattccaaatcacaacttgctgtgtaaggaaACGTTCTCCCATATTCCCTctcgttcttttgccattcaccttaaatctgtgcattCTGTTTACTTATCCTtcttccactggaaacagtttctctttacttactGATTATTTACTCTATCAACACCATTCATGATTTTGCATACTTCTATCTAATATCTTCTTAACTTCTGTtcgaaggagagcaaccccagtctCTGTTCATGTGTCCCGCCCCTTAAAATTTTATcatttagtttacattgcctctcctcatttttcctaccaaaatgtatcacttcatgctTCTAAGATCATAAGATCgtaaatagcaggagtaggccattcagcccctcgagcctgctccgctgatCTAATTGTGACCTTAACTCGATTTTCCTattggctccccccccccccccccccataacccttgactcccttgtcgatcaaaaatctgtctaactcagccttgaatatattcagtgacccagcctccactgctctctggggaacagaattccaaagattaacgaccctcatctccgtcttaaataggagaccccttattttgaaactgtgccccccagttctagatttcccccatgagaggaaacaccctctcagcatctatattgtcaagccccctcagaatcttgtatgtttcaataagatcacccctcattcttcgaaactccgagTGTTGaactaatctgctcaacctttccccataagacaaccccttcaccccagcaatcagcctagtgaactttttctgaactgcttccaaagcaagtatatccctccttaagtaaggagacccaaactctacacagtactctaggtgtggtctcaccaatgctctctatagctgtagcaagacttccctacttttatactccatcccccttgcaataaatgccaacaatctatttgccttcctaattacttgctgtacctgcatactaacattttgtcattcatgtacgaggacacccaggtccctctgtactgcagcattctgcagtctctccatttaaataatattctgcttttctattcttcccgccatagtggacaaccttacattttcctccattatactccttctgccaaatttttgtccactcacttaacctatctgaatCTCTTTGGAGGCACTTTGTGTCCtgtcaacttgctttcctacctacctaTGTAtcattcccttcatccaagtcattaatatagatcgtaaacagttgaggccccagcactgatgcttgtgacactccattagttacagtttgcaaacctgaaaatgccccatttattctaactctgtgtttcctgttagttagccaaacctctatccatgctaatatattacccccaacaccatgagcttatcTTGTGTAGTCaccttttatgtgtcaccttatcgaatgccttttggaaattcaaatatactacatttactggttcccctttatccaccccgtTTGTTACAACCTCAAAGaactctgcattaagtttcattcaccacatgtctgcccattttaccagtctatgACCTTCTGAAGTCTTTACTATATTTCCAAGTTTCCTATCACCTGCAGACTTGAAATTATGCCCTTTATACCCAAGTTTATGTAAGTAATATCTAACAAAAAAAGCAGTAGGCCTAATATCAACCCCTGGAGAACTTCCCTCCAGTCCAGAAAAAAAAACATTCATcagtactctctgctttctattccttagccaattttgtacccatgctgccactgtctctttcattctatgggctttaattttactaacaaatcaattatgtgatactttgtgaaacgccttttgaaagtccatatacatcaacagcattgctctcatcaaccctttCCATTACTTCATCGAAGAACCCAATTTAACAAATGTGTGCTAACTTTCATTTATTAATTCATACTTTTCCAAATGCTGGATTATTTttctctaaaactttctgcaccACTGCGtttggctgactggcctgtagttgccagatTTATCCCTCGTCTTTTTTGAACAGTGTGTAATATTTGTAATCCTCTAGTCCAATGGTTCTCAGACATTTTTGTCTGTGGACCACTTAGGCGGGGCAGAAGACCCTGCAGACCACCTACTGGACCTACCACACCCACTTTCACCTGTCACCACAAAACacctcatcagaattaatgggaagaagagcgctgcttttgatgagacaccaatgaggtgatgtctgTTTACAGCTTCAGTCTCATGTTAGGCTCCATTTTCAGCTGGTTCCTCCTTTTTGTTTTCATTCCCAAAAGTGTTGAAAATCTGATTTTgcagttgtatgttgtaacagtaacataaatcttgcttataaaacgaCATTGTTGTTGCTTGCACTTAAGATGACTCTTGCTATCAATGCAGGAGCCAGCCTGGTTGTGTGACATCACGAGTGGTGGGGATAATGGTTCTGGCCTGTTTTCTTGTATGGCCTCAGCGGTGGCACTATGCATCAGTGACTTACGTTATGGACCATCCTGCGGATCACCAGTGGTCCATgaccacactttgagaaccactgcttcagtcatctggcaccacccccatatccaaggagaactgGAAGGGTGTGACCAGAGgctctgtaatttccacccttacttccttcagtattaTAGAATACATCCCATCTGGATCAGGCTATGTTTCAACCTAGAGGACTGCTTgagcatacctgagcaattttccatacTGTTGAGTAGCAGCCAATGATAtgcatgtactggaacagctgagcTAAAAGTACAGTTAgtatggagcacaggccttcatcaTTACAACCAGCCTGTTGTCGGATTTGTAGCCTTTGCTATAGCCACTAAATACAGCGGTTTCTTGATGTTACGTGGAATTAACCAAATAGGCTGAAAACTATCATCTGTAATGGTGAGACCTCAGAAGGAAGGCCAAGAAGGACAATGCACTCGGCATCTCTGgttgaagatagttgcaaacacttcagccttgtcttttacactcacattttgggttctgccatcattgaggatggattgTTCATAGAGCCAACTCTATACACACacaaactggatgtggcagggttgCAGTTTTGACAttatcagttggttgtgggattgcttagctcgatCTACAGCATGCTGCTTTCTCTATTTAGCATGCATATATATTATAATATTAtatagggaccttggagtgaatctcCACAGATCcacgaaggtagcaggacaggtcaataagatggttaagaaggcatagggagtcctttcctttattagcagaagtatggaatataggagcagggaggttatgctggaactgtagaaatcattagttaggccacaagttgagtactgtgtgcagttttggtcacctcattacagaaaggatgtaattgcactccagaggatacagaggagatttacgaggatgttccaTGGCTGAAAAAGTGCAGatgtgaagaaagattggatagcctggggttggtctccttggaacagtggagactgaggggagatttgattgaaatgtacaaaattgtgggtggcctggatagaatggaggtgaagggcctatttaccgtagcagagaggtcagtgactagggagcatagatttaaagtgattggtagaaagattagaggggagatgaggaaaaactttttcacccagagagtgatggtggtctggaactcactgcctgaaagggtagtcaaGGCTGAAACCCTCACCTCATTAGGCTGGGTGGtttgtttttcagctggcgcagacacgatgggccaagtggcctctttctgcgctgtaaacTTTCTCTAATTTCcatgatttctatgattctacagtCCTATGTTGCACTTTCCTcacattggcacctcattttcaggtccGCCTGGTGCTTTTCTCGATCTGCCAGAAGCACCCACCCAAATATGGGTGAAAATCGCTTTTTATGTTGCATGTTCTGTTACTACCACCACTGGATGCTGTCTACACCAGTATTTTACAGGTAGGTATTCTGGTATTGCTAAGGGAGACAGGATGGCGGGGAAAAAAACTTAAAGGGGCCAAGCAAGGTGATAAATGAACTGGGTACAGCAGACTGACAATTCTACTTCAGTAGATCTTGCCCATTCATTAACGCCTGGAAATCTTTTGTTTGTTCAAGGCTTGCCTTTTTAAGATGCTGCAGCGTTTTCGGCAAACTGCAAAGCGCAGGAGAGAATCCTGCTGGAATAAAAATGTAAATGAGACTTTTCCAGAAAGCTTCACTGGAATCTGTGAAGATCCAGACGGGTGAGCCCTACCACAGGTTGGGCCAGGGTGGAAATCTCAGCCTTTATAACTGAAACTCGTTGTTGCTAGTAATGGTTTAGCAGATAAGTTCTAATTCAGCCAGTTACTGACATTTGTCCTGAAAGGAAAGCCACGACCCAACAGATGTAGCCAAGGCACTAAGCTTTTACATATATATAGATAGACAGAAAGTTAGACGGACGGGCACTGACTGAATGGTGCATGTTTGTGGTAATCCATTCACACACAGGGGAGACTGGGACTGCTAAAATCTTTATTCATTGCCCAGCAGATGTACTTTTTAAGAAACGCATGACTTTTCTCTCTCTGTATGTTGCTGTAAAAAAGTACTCCAGTTTGAAACATTTGATGAGGTTGCAATTCAAATATTAGAGGCTCTGGAAAAAAAACTGCTCCCTCCCTCATTTGCAATGGTCCCCCCCTTTGGCCGTTATGTTCCGTGCTGCAAGTGCCACGGTTTCAGTTTCACTTTCTGCTCTTCCTGGTTCAGGCGATGGCGGCTGCTTTACCTCCAGAGTGGTTGGAAGAAGAGCTAACCTGCCCTGTCTGCCTCCAAATCTACACCGATCCAGTGAtactcaactgtaaacacagcttTTGTCGAGCTTGTATTGAGGAGTCCTGGAAAGAGCCAGAATCTGGTACTTACTCCTGCCCAGAATGCAGAGCAAATCACAGGGAGAGGCCTGTTTTGAAAAGGAATTTCAAACTGGCAAACATAGCCCTGAAATACCAGGCAGTGAATGGAACACCGGTAGCTTTACCCTGTAACTACTGCATCAAGAAAAAACTGACAGCTATCAAAACCTGCCTGAAATGTGAAGCCTCTATGTGCTCTAAACATCTCAAACATCACAGGGAGAATGCTGTGTTTAAAAATCATCCACTCATAGATCCCACTGCAGACATGTCTACATGGAAGTGCACAGAACACAAGAAGCTGCTGGAGATTTACTGTAAGGACGACAAAGTATGTATCTGCTGTCTCTGCCCTGTCGTGGGGAAACACAAGAACCACAACTGTGTCAGTATCGGTGAGGGAGAAAGGGAGCTGCGGGTATGTTTTTGTTCTGTTATAACAAGCGACTTGCTGCTGTGCACAATGGCAGCGTACACTGTCGGATTCACTCGTTAGTGGTTGCACAATTGCCAAATCAAACAAGCAAATGGTGCAATTCTAAAGATTTAGCAAATATAACCAAAAGCTGGTGTAGGCAAatttacacctccatcccccgcgaCCCCGGTGGATTCAGCAGGAATCTCATGCATGAAATTGCAATCTGCAGCCAACTTGCCTCAATATTACAATTTCACACGTATCCTGAATTGAGCGTGTAATTCTCGACATTTATGTTTTCTGTGGTAGGCAGCTCTGATATGGCacaaacagcaacttatatttatgtagcggcTTTAACTTGGTAAAACGACCCCAGATACTTCACTGGACTGTAATTGCATTTCAATAAGACACCGACATCCAGCGTTGAATTTCCCTCCCTTTACCACCTGTAGCCCGCTTCCAAAGTACAAAGTCTGtgtaaaagaggagttgctgctggtTAGGCGTTGATATCCGGGACAAAGTACTGGCAAAGGCCACATGGCTTGAAGCAATTTTTTTTGGTCTGTTCAAATCCTTCTTGCTCATtgtctgcttttttttttgttgctttttgCACCTCTACCAACCTAGTAGTCTTGGTATTACTCCTGGGGCTGTATCCCTCCACTTCTCTCTTTGTGAGCTCTGTCCCAAATTAGACTACACACATCCCATCAGTCAGATAACATTTTTATTACAAAATAACTGTGTCTTACTGCTGCTTTTTCACATGATGCCTCTCCTTGCTGCCTGCACTTGGACACCCATCAAAGCAAACCTCTTAACTCCTTGGTGTTCTCCGAGTTGTAGGAGGTTCTGAGAAGTGGCAGGCTTGTGCTTTCCAGCAGGATCCTTCAGAGACCCAGGTGGCCCTTACCTGTGGCAGCAGTTGCAGCCTCCATGATGGAGGCTGCGACTCTCTTTAGATCTTCTGTACTGAAGATTGTGCGGGAGCTGATGTGTGCTCCAGGGTTGACTTTATTTCCCTGCGCGCCCCCATCATGGCAGGTGGGGGCGGAATTCAGGGTGGATCGCTGCCCCACACCTCCGCTTTTTAGCTCAGTCAAATTTCTGCTGGATACGAGGGAAGAAGCTACTTGCTTCCACCCTCTTtcatgcagatgtcacaaacacagATGGGAATGGTGGGATTACTTCATTTGCTGGAATTCCCAACAATTCTGCCTCCCTTGCCCCTAACACTATGCACACCTGTGAATGCAGGTGTCAGGACCTGACCCTGGCAGAAGTGAGGCCCATTTTTCTTTCAAAGGCCAATTTCCCTCCAGCCTGTCAAATCTGTTTTCCTGCAAATTTGAAATTAGATTTGTCAAAGGTCTTTGGCCTGGTGAGCATGTTCCTTCTGCCGGCCAGCTACAGTTTGTTCCATCATGGACTTTAAATCTTCCGACAAAAGTGCTGCAGTGTTTCCTGCTGTCCCAAAGTAAATTCAAGAAAACTTCAGAATCTTTAGCTGTACATCCTATAGGAGACAGCCATAATTGTTTTTCTTCTATGGCCTGACACTTCCAACATTTCCAATAGCTTCTGAGCCAACATATTCCGCACAGCACTTGATCATTGCATCTGTGTTTCTTATGCTTTCCTAACCAAATATTTAAATAGATCCTTTTTAAAGGTTAATacaaatgcagatgctggaaatctgaagtaaaaactgaaaatgctggaaatactcagcatgtctggctgtAGGGGGAGCATCCCTTTTTAAAGGAGTTGGAACATCTGACATTAACTGCTTTTTCTAGGACATTGATTTCATGCATCAATTGTTCTGTGAAATATAAATTTCTCTGGGGTGTTATTCCCAGGGACCACTGGGAGGGTGACCATCATTTTTTGGATTGTGGTGAATTTGAGCAGCATCATAGTGTTCAGTCACCATCTTGGTGATAAGGGCTCTCATTTTGTAATTGAGAACTCTTGTTAACTCTAAATGGATCTGCTGCGTCTTCAATATGGTATCTCTTCAGCATGCAGCTCTCTATAACTTAATATGCATCTCACTATTGCTCTATCGGTCTAACTATACCTATATTATACTCCACCATTCTGCCTCCTCAATTTGTCTTTCTTCACTCCTATCTCTCTCTCATTCCATATATCTCCCTATCCTCACTCTCTCTGCTTCTGCCATTCTATGTCACTTATATCTTTTTGTCTTCAGATTCTCTCCCTTTGTCTCAATTATTAGATTCAAGTAACTACTTTGATTTATTTTAAGGATCACTTACAGCAGCAAATAGACAAGGTCAGAACAAATACAACCTCCATCCAAGCTGCTCTTGACCATCTGCAGACACAGAAGGAAAACACCCAGGTGAGTTTACATTATACAAGAACTGATGACTTCCATTGACATGTTTAACCAAAACAGACCGGGCATGTTTCTTTTACATTGACATGTGTTTAGTGTGATTCTTGGTGCTTATCAGGTGAGAGTTGTCAATTTTAGGATTTTATATCCAGTGTTAGCGTCAAGCACTTCTACGTCAGGTACAGCTCAGGTTAAATTCAGGGTAAAGCTCTTTCTACACTGTCCTGTTAAGCATTCCAAGGTAAGTAATACATTACCCAGTTCAAATGCAAAGTAAAATTGCCTCTAGTCCCACCAAATATTCTTGAGTCAGATATAGCATTGGTTGGGGCAAGTAAGATTCCTCCTACACTGCATCCTCAAGCACTGTCAGATCAAATATAGTTACACGGAGTTAAACTTGTCAATGGGACCAGAATGAGAATGCAAGACACTCATTGACAAAGTGAAAGCACCGGAAGTGACAAAATTGAAAAGTCTGATTCCtacaagagaaaaaaaaatcaaacaatcaCAACATACTTGATCATAATCCTTTGACACTTCTCAAGCAGCTAATGAGCTACTTATGTGGTAGAAATTTCCCAAAAGTCATTAGAGCCACCATGGAGTGCACGTTTGTATTGAGGAATGGTTCACACTAAAGAAAATCCCATTTCACTGATGCTGTATTGAACGTGATAGTAAACAGTTTAATAGAATGTCATAACAACTCTTTTGTGGGTATGAGAAAGAGGCATGCAGGATCTCTAATGCCCAGATAGTGTGAACACTGTTTCCAGGACTAAATGGACCAGGCAGCaagtgaagggaaaaaaattgcacaaCTTAAGGAAGAACACAAAGGCAAAGCCTGAATATTTCTGTACAACTGAAACTGGAAACATATATGCAAGTGATGGAAATTGCTGATCTTGTTAAAAAAAGGTAACTTCTGTGGGCatcggtagcatagtggtaatgtaactggactaataatccagaggtctagGCTCATGtcctggggccatgggttcaaatcccaccatggcagctggtggaatttaaaatcaattgataaattagattaattaatttttaaaaactggaattaaaagctagtctcagtaatgtgaccatgaaactatcgttgattgttgtaaaaacccatctggttcactaatgccctttaaagaaggaaatttgccgtccttacttggtctggcctttgtgtgactccacagcaatgtggttgactattaactgccctctgaaatggcctagcaagccattcagttgtcaagggcaattcgggatgggcaacaaatgctggccttgccagtgacgcccacatcccatgaaagaatacaataAAAATGTGGATACATGGTAAAGAAAAGCTTCAGTAGCCTTCTTAATGAAAATTATACACAGCAAACTGGATGGCTGTTGTGATGTCCTCTGCATATGCCGCGTGTGAACTTGAGAGCAAGGGTGACCTTCACTGCCACTAGAGATGCAGTGCAGCTGGTTGATTGTCCCCACAAGCCTTCATGGGTCAGATGGTACAACAGGCTGAGCCTTCTTGGGGACCGTTACTTAAACGTGTCCAGTTAGTTTTTGCAGTAGAACGCTGGAGGAGTTTCTGGTGTGAATTGTGCACTTGTATCCTCTCTGCTCCTaggctgccttctcctctttttcctcctGCAGTGCCCAAAATGTGGGCAGAGATATTCTCCACTGCAGTCGTCTGTGATTGCCATGCTGATTCTTTCAAATCTTTGAGGACAAATACTTACTCTTCAAAGAACTGACAGTGCAGTGTAATGGGGCATCATTTCCCATGACACTGTAACAAACACATAACGTTTTCCACACCCTTGTTTGCGAAGCTTCATTTATCTATTTTTGGAGGGATTGATACCATCACAGAAGATGGAAACACAGATGAATAGTTCATTTGCATTTTCTGTATGAGTTCTCCCATTTTTTTACTCTCCACTTTTCTTTTGCTAAACTCTgcaaaaaaaaataataaatttgGCCCCAGTGGCTATTAGGTCCAACATGAAAAGCCACTTGCTGCGATACTTGGTCTGTGCTATTTCCGTTCAGATTTATGTGTCTGTCTGATTGAAATGCAAGTGAGAATAAATGAGAGAGAAACATACACTCCAAAGCACAAATTTAGATAATGCCTGTGTACAGATTCAGTCAGAAAAACTACTGAGTGACCTACAGTGTAATAACCAGAGCATTTCCATTTAACAGACTCTGATCAGGGAAACTAAAATCCAAATTCAGGAGAAGTGTAATGCATTACGGAAGTACTTTGAAAATGAAGAAAAAGAAGCAATTAAATATCTAGACAGAGTACAGAGCCATGTGACTGAAGAAATTGATGCACAAATTCTGGAGCTGGAAAGTAAAATGGAAGCCTTTGAGAAAAATTTGTCTGATTTCAGTGATCTTTTAACGAAGAATGAAAAGCTGATATTTATACAGGTAAAGTGGTTTATTTTACAGCCTCTTCTGTGGAGCACATTATTTAACTACACTATACAGTGGAATTTTAGGTCTTAGCTTTTTTTTCCTAAAGTCCAGAATCCAGTGGAAAATGTTTCACGTTGCAGTTAGGAGGTGTGAGTCATATGGTTTAATGCTGTGGGATGGTCTAGGAGTGTGGGGGCAATGAAAGAAGGTGTTGAGGTTTTCAAGAATTGGGGAGGAGCTGTTGAACTTAGGGGTAGTCATTAATAGGAATTTCTGGAATTTGGGAGTGAGGGGTTGTAGTCCTTGGCAGGGAAAGGTTGGCCTTTGGGTGTGGGAGTCCTGGCAAGATGTTGGAGAATTTGTGGGAATATTAGGAATTCCAGGGAAGTGAGCTGTAGGATCACTTAGCACTGGGATTTGTGTCTTGGGGATGTGTAAGCAATTGAAGATGGATGGTAGAGATTGGGAACAGCAGACAAGCAGCTTGTCTTTGGGAGCATTGGGAAAGGGACTATTGCAAAGGGTTCTACGGTTTGGGACCATTGTGGGAGGTGGGGACACTGGATGTAGGTGAGGTGGGTGTGGTCATACAATGCAGATATACTGAGGAGGATGATATGAGAGTCAGGAATGATTGGGAGAGGGGTCTCGGAGTCCAGGAGGATTGGGATGGGGCACCATATAGTATTGTGGGGCATGCCCTGAGATATGGTTGTGTTGGGGGAGCTGAGATCTGGTGCTATTTTTAAGAGGGAGGGTCGAAGGAAAATGAATTCTGTAAGCTGTTTTACATTTCCCCATCCCAGAAATTTTAGGTGCTGTCCCAGCCTTGAGTGCACTTTTGTCGAAGATTTAACACAGCACTGACTTTAAAAATGTTGTTATGACACCTAAGGGtttaaaataaatttaaatcaaagcCTAAATTTTCCAACTACTTACTGGTGATGAGGAACGTTGTTTACTGCCAGCAATTATTGGAATATCACAGGCATGCTGCCATGTTTTTCTTTCACCTTATGTTGACAGAAGCAAAGTTCCTCATGGCTGGAGCCTACACAGGGAATTTCCTTCCCCATTCCAGCTTAACTCCATTCAGTTTTTGCAACAATTTATTGGCTTGTCTGAaggtgggtgtctgaaggtggtgTCATGCCTTTCAATTCAAGTAGAAACATTGTTGAGGtttgtaatttaaaaaaattagGTCAGTTATTCAAGTTTGCTGCATTTCAGTTCCTATATGAAGATATTTATCAGTTAGTTCTGTTCAAATCTGGGAGTCCGTGGTCTGTGAAGAAAGATAGGCAGCCAGACCTTTTCGGTGGATGCTGAGAGAAGCAGAACACCTGCTTTGTAAAAATtactacttcagaccatagtttagCAGTTGTGAGCTATTTTCTACTGCACAAGGAGCTATAACTTTCACTGTTTGTTTAATAAATGTGTTTGCCAGTTAAAACCTAATCTCCCTTTTGCTGAGCTACAAAGAAGATTATAAAACCTTCAAAACTTACATTTAATAGAGGAGAAAATCAAGGGGTAATTTGATTAAGTTGTTTAAAATACTGAAAGGAATGACAGGTTAGTTGGAAAAACAttgtttccactggtaggggaaTCCAAAACAATGGCGCATAGTTTAATTTGTAAAATTATATTTGTCACTTAAAAATGATTCCAGAAAACAACCATTAAGACAAAGTGTTGTGAAAAATTGAGCGCACTGCTCTACAAGGCCACAGATACAGAatcaattgaggtatttaaaagggGGATAGATCCTCACTTGAGGATAAGGGAtataaagaagaaagaacttgcatttttatagtgcgttTCAAGACCTTAAGGCATTTCAAAGGACTTTGCAGACAATGAAATACTCTTGAAACTGTAATCTCGGAAATGtgacaatttttgcacagcaagatcccacaaacagcagtgtgataatgaccagataatctgtttttatgatgttgattgagggataaatattggccaagacactggggataactcccctgccgttctttgaaatagtgccatggtatcttttatgtccacccgaaaGGCCAGATGGACCCTTGGTTTCACATCTTATCTAAAAatatggcactctgagagtgcagcagttctctcagtactgctctggagtgttagcctagattttttgtgctcaagtctctggagtgagacttgaatccataaccttttgactcagaggcatgaACGCTTCCAAATGAGACATGGCTGACACTGGAGAATATGGAGAATTGATGGGGAATTTGGTTGTCAAAGACAAACCGCTCCCATAGCTGATAAGATGGCGATGCCAGCTCAATTGGCTGAATGGCCAGCTGCAGTTACTATATTCCTAAACTGAATCCTATCTCTGGGAACACACCCCCTGCTGATTTTTTTCAGGCGTGGCTAGCCCATTGGATTTCAATCAGCACATGTCGCACTGGCAAAGAGTTTACACATTTAGAGATTAGGAACTTGTTTGCTGCTTGTTAATCGCATTCTGCTGTATTTGGTTCATATAGTTAGCTACATTTCACAAACAGCAGGTTGCAGAGGGAGAAGGTTTGTTTTGTTTGCTTTGCTTTGGGATGAATAGATCCAAAAGAGACCCTTGATTATTTTTTTCATAGAATATAAATGAATCTCTCAGGATATATTCTCCAACAGTATTACTAATATCTAATGCACTTGATGAATATCTATCTTATATGAACATTCATATTAATCATTTTATTTCATTATTTCAGGGGTTTAATTCAATGTCATTGAGGTAAGTGAAAT comes from Heterodontus francisci isolate sHetFra1 chromosome 36, sHetFra1.hap1, whole genome shotgun sequence and encodes:
- the LOC137351698 gene encoding E3 ubiquitin/ISG15 ligase TRIM25-like; its protein translation is MAAALPPEWLEEELTCPVCLQIYTDPVILNCKHSFCRACIEESWKEPESGTYSCPECRANHRERPVLKRNFKLANIALKYQAVNGTPVALPCNYCIKKKLTAIKTCLKCEASMCSKHLKHHRENAVFKNHPLIDPTADMSTWKCTEHKKLLEIYCKDDKVCICCLCPVVGKHKNHNCVSIGEGERELRDHLQQQIDKVRTNTTSIQAALDHLQTQKENTQTLIRETKIQIQEKCNALRKYFENEEKEAIKYLDRVQSHVTEEIDAQILELESKMEAFEKNLSDFSDLLTKNEKLIFIQGFNSMSLRIKEASEPLAPQPPPPDVNKLTADKINWIQKQYEVVSQLERDRDILATVYGQTPTLDLDTAHRSVILSDDKRVASGSQYRQPYSANRKRFDAWGQVLCCEGVNSGRSYWEVEIAGVRGKWAIGVCYGSIKRKGRDKECLLGESSKSWIVCSGSNNNLWSYLSGSRSVLAQHSGNITDLTVRISSKVGVFVDFDAGIISFYSVSESKLSLICTFHQQTFLETLYPALRVGDWNTSLSLCSLN